tactAGATTTTTCTTTGGAAGACAAGATGAAAGAGAGTTACACCAACCTTCTTCCCTGAAATCTCCACTATTGGAAGCAAATAAGCTGTCGTTGAAAAATTCAGTATCCTCAAGCTTGGAAGGAGATGTTCTTGAAGATTTACCGTTTGATCCATCCTTGTTTCTGTGATGGTGAGGTCCCATGAGCTTCATCCTCAACTTACTAGGAGATATTATACAAGTCTGCATTTGATcacttaattaaaagaaaacataaagaaGCTAAGATACAAAATAGAAGCAATACCAAACCTTAAATCCACAAATCAATAACTAACAAGTACATCAAATAAGTTTCAACCCTTTACTGTGAAGGCGCTCAGTCTTAAGACCaaaagtcaaaaataaaataaaaaatagcacacaTCTTTTTAAACTTAGAGAACTAAAagaaacaaacagaaaaattaTACCCTTTTGCGGAAACAAGATCCAAACAGTTAAGAGACATGTTcacgaaaaagaaaaacaatgatcaTACCAAAAAGAAATGATATGCTTGGTTACCTTCATTAAATCAGTTAACCAGAAAAGGAAAACCcataaactagaaaaaagaaaagaaaaggagcagcCATTAATTAAGttggaaaagaaacaaaaacaagaaaagggtGTCATCATACCTGCACTTTGTGTATCCGCTCGTATTCCATTATAGAGATCTCTTTCTTTCTGAAAGTACTCTTACACCGTAAACGCTTCTCTCTATTCTACTCTGGTCTTTAAAGTCTAAGCAGCAGCACCCTtcccgagtttttttttttttttttttgaaatctaacataatttcaaaaaaaaaaaaaagttaagagggAATGGcacattttttataaagtttttggtgaaatgatataatttttttataattattattttaaatcatgtcCTTAGAGAActgtaaaaacaatttaaataaaaattgttagtCTGAAACGTAGTTATTAAAGAattgttattatagttttataagaaaacaaaaggattaaGTGATTATAATGCAGAAGAGAAATTATGGCATTATGTTCTTTAGTTGGAAATGAATGCCAACATACGCCAACATTGTTAGATCTAGAGATCATAATGCAATGTATTTCAACGTTGATGATGGTACTTTTCAAGTTCACACCTCTTATAAACTAGGTAtcagacaaagaaaaagaaagttgaaCGAATTGTTAAGTTTGCAGATTAAATATCCTCCTATAATAAATGTAGAGTTGTCATCAACcttatttttatgttcttgCATGTTGTGCAGAAAAACATCTTGATATTACCTAGTTTATTGATCAGTTATTGTAGTGTATAAAAACACATATGAGCCTCTATTTTAATCCATTATCTAATGAATTAGAGTGGAATGAGTATATATTGTTTCTTAGGTATCTCCAAACCCTTCAAGATGGAAAATCGGTCAGGGTCAATAAAAGTCAACTCGATTGCATAATGAGATACTTGAGAAGATATCACAACATAGATTTGACATATGTGAATTAGATAgggcataacaaaaaaaacttgttataaACAACGTATGTAATAAGTTAGACAATTAcatattcatttattattatttataatttaattttaattgtttatttataatatttattttctaattttaaattatttttatttgaatttgatgttCTATTGTGCGGGTTTGCTAGAGCGTACAATACTTTACATGCTTGGCAGTATACTTTTCACGGATCTTAGTGGGAGGCATGTGCCCTTGTTCCACCTACCATTATTGAAGGATTTCCAGTTCATTCCACTATATAGCTAGTGTTCAAATATCCTTACATGTTTGTATAGGCAACTATGTCAAGATAGCTTGCTGAAAGAAAAGCAAGTTGGAGGATGTTTATTgcttttacatttaaaataaatgcaataagtttgttatttttgtttttgtattttttttttaatatttgagttGGTTACTAAttgttgtatgttttttttgtacataaagCTATGGTCATGGGAGTATTTACACTTAGAGCGGCCACGAATTAAGTCTACATTGCTTATGTTTATCCAAGTTTTGGAGGTTGATCTACAACTTCCATTAGGATACAAGTTATATGTtattaaacatataaattatgttgtttagactaagaatatttttcatggaaactttatttaataaatttcattgcttatttattaacaaatgGTGTGAGAGTAGATATTTTGAACATAATCCAACCcacgttttgtttttttatcacagCAAGTTAAATAGACAACAACCAAATCAGGTATGTTGATAAATTATGAGAGTGAAATAGTTGTTTGTGTTGATGTTGgtaaatgatgaaaattaattacttgcgttgatatttgattttttgaatattggtaAATCGGTTAAAATAATTGTGTGTATTAATGTTGGTAAATGATGATAATTAATTACTTGTgttgatgtttgattttttggataTTGGTAAATGTTAGGAAATTATTGCATGggttgatatttaatttttttgatgtttataaAAATTAGGAGATAATTTTTCATAGGTTGATATTGGTAAATGATTAGAAATTATTGCATTGTTGATGTTTCAATAGGTCATATGAAATCCTTATTCAGTAGATGATATGGCAGTCACACTTGTTATATGCACATAGGCTATGGATTTATAAACATTAGTTGtctcctttatattttttgagctTGTTCAATTGCATTGTCCGGGCCGTGTGATTCAAcaatttgactttaaaaaacacatttcatCTGATATAGATACGAATGATCAATTGCATTCCATTAATTGTTCAGGTAGGCATGTTAATTATAATTGGATGACCCACCATCTCTGGCATATATCGATGTGGGATGCACggaaaaatttcatttttagaGAAGTGCATCCTATAATTTATGAGGAATATATAGGCTGGAATTTGAGTATAACACATCAAATTATTACACCTAACCCAATACAAGTTTCTCTATACAAGGAGATGGAGTGTGAGCCACATGCATGTTAGATTCAAAATGTTATAagtatttattactttttataggCTTTGACAAAagtgttgaattttatttatggattaataatttctatttgCTTCATTTTATGTTGGATAGTTGCTATATGATAGTTGACGTGCCATGACTAATTTTCATGATCTCGATGATGATGGACTTGCTCATTATTATGCATCTTCTTGGTTCGAGACATGTCGCACTACACTTGATCTGTAATGAGAGACAATGAGCCCCCCTAGATGATATTGTCTTGGAGGATGAGACTATACAGACAAGTGAAAGTTGTGCTATTGATGAAGCTAGTTCATCCACTCGTCGTCGCAGAAGACACAAATAGCCTCAAATGTATTATTATGTTgtgtataattatattttgttatttttctagttaagaattatttttattattactagttttgtaatattgtttttgctaattgttatgttgattttaaagttATCATACATATTATGTATTTTCATACTTGGTTTATATAAACATGATTTATAAACGTAAGACTAATTTCCAAGATCTTTAGTAGAGAATTTCAATATCTTCAAAATGTACTATTATATAGGAGACATAAGACTAGAATTCTAGTAAGATACCTAGAATTAAAATAAGTCTTGTTGgtcatatttgatttttgaaaaacttgGTGGAGCTTACCAATTCTAGAATTAAGATGAGGTGGCTCACTATGAACCATAATTTCTATTGGATATGCATAACTAATGATTGCATTAGTTATGCAAAGTAGTGCCAATAATATCAATTCCAATCTAACATATACCTTTTAAAGAACTTGATGTAGTGATCAAACTATGACCAATCAGGGGTTGAGCAATGAACATCACTAATAAGATATGTCACTCATCTTTAAGAGAACGTAACAACATCCTTATagttacaaattattttatcaagttGGTTAAAGTTATTTCTTATTGATTGATCAATAATGAAACAATtatcaaattcattaaaaaaataacgattAACAGATTTAGACCCctataaactattattattagaaaaggaTTGGTAATATTGGGGAGGATATGAAGTAATTTGAATAGgagtataaatttaaaatagtcCAATATATTCCTATTATGCCTAAACTAATGAGCAAGTAAGACTTTGATCTTCAACCTTTCCAAATTGGTCCGAAACAATTCTAAAGCATGACAAGATGCTTTGTCAAAAGTACTATGAGTATATAATACTTTATAGAAGATTACTCTAGAAACCTCATCacttaccttaatatatggaCACAATGCCATGTTACTTATAAAGCTTAAGCTACAGTCATTTAAAAGGGTTGTATAGTATAACATGAATAGTTCAAACAATCATTCAGTTAAGCTATTTAAATTAGAGGACTTGGATGAAGTAAGGCTTCATGCTTTAGATCATTTGctagaacattaaaaaaaaaaaaaaaaaaaggtcaaaaggggcatataacaacaaattatggttgtattttctataaaaaaacaatacatgatCATTATTCCACTAGGAAATAACTAATAACTATAGCTTTATAAGATTCTGAAGATAAATGAACCCCACCAAGGTCATTCAAGACCATCTTTCTTGATGTTCTCTATTGTTTAAGAAGAGTAGAGGTAATGCTGACCTACTTctataaagatatttatttttctacgtGATTCACAATTTCAATCACTCTAGAGGCTAGATCAGCCTTAACATCGATAAGCTCTTTTGCAACCCTAGCCAAATATGTTGGGTCTAAACCTGTAAGGAAGCATctttaaaggattgattaacCTCTTTTACAATCAgtagagattttattttttaaaacactattCTTTAGAGTAAGAATGATCACTACCTCTTTGATATTGGCCAGTAATTCTCACCACAAGTCAAGAACCACGCGTGTTGCCATATTCGCAATAAAATCATCATTGAACCGTCTTGAATTCAAGCTAACGAATAGATCCAACTCCTTAAGAGCTTAAACAAAGTTTTGGGCAGGATCCATCGttgtgattgattgatgaaaggTCGCAAGAGAAATCTTTTCATCAATATTGATCACTCTTTAATTTTGTCACctcacaataaataaaaacacgaACACATGAGAACTAGTCAGGTCCTGTTTAAAAATCTTCAATAAATGTTCACGGGAATAGTTTccttgctttcctttttttttttttttctcaaactcATATTTGCCTTCACATGCAATCCAAGTGTAGCAACCTTCTTTTGCAAGATCCACTGCCCCTGCTATCCTGGCAAATGAAGGAAGGGGTCCCATATTCCATGACCCAATCACACATTGCACAGGATAAATTACTGTTACactgacataaaaaaaaaggaaaaaaaaaagaggtgaaaGTTAACGACGCAAAAGAAAGGCAAACCCCAACGATCCaagcgagaaaaaaaaaagtaccaaCTCTTGCTGATTATTTCAAGAGTTGATCATTGGGTAACCTTCCCAATAATTTCTCCTTGTGTCTGAGATTTCTTCACCATAAATTTTCTCCAGCTGATATCAATTCACTTGTCTCAGGTGATGAAACTTCATGCAATCGATATCATAAGAAGTAATCGGGTGCTGGTTTTTTGGAAGGTGCGCCTCTTGATTCCTGCATTCATTTTGAACCTTTCAGTGCTCATTACAATAACATACGACGACGTTGACAATGCATAAGAGGTAGCACCCAAGTACACCTTTAATGTTTGCATGGAAGTGTAAGTTTCTACACACATTTCTGGAACTTGCAATACTTTATCCCAATCCTTTTTAGAGGTAATTATATTACATTAAATGTGTCCATTCTGTGAATAAACATATGCAATCCAAGTTAAAAATGCGATTTTTCATGAGACTGGATGAATCCAGAGTATTATATGGCTGTGTGCATAAATCTGATATTGCTGCTGTTTTGATGATCAAATGCCATGGGCAATTTGTTTAAACATATTTCGAGGTCAAATTCTTGAGATTGTTCATGCAAACCTGTGGAGCAGCATCAAACACGCGAAACTGCTTGTTAAGATTCTCATCCAGCTCAAGGATTGCAGCAACATTACCACATCTGCAACATATTCAAAGGGAAAAGCACATTACCATTGAGCAGATAAGGGGGCAAATCTTACATGCTAATTTACCTGTAACAGTAGTTTGGAGCCGACCAGACAGTGACTATTTGGTTCCTGAACATCCACTTATACCCTTCCATCACCAGCTGATGAGCACGGCATATGTAATCAATATTGTTTGCGTGGGTGAAAGAAGTGACCACACTGCCACCAAATAGAAAACCAGCACCACGTGGACTCAACCCCCAACCATCGACCATATCTTCAGGGTCTGACCAAAGAAGATCACACATGGCGCCATCGTGAGGTACTTCTTGCTTCCTATCAATTGTTCGGATCTGGAAAATGGGTTGTGTTAGCAGTTTCTTCCACGAATCTTcagtgaagaaaaaataataacaaaaggagaagaaaaaccatGTTGGATGGATTCTTCAACCTGATCCAATGTTGATATGGCAGGAGAGAGACCACCATGGACACTAAAAACCTTATTCTCAATCAGTGCTGACAGACTGATAAACCAACATCACAATTAGAATTGAAAAATGATGTCAGAAGCATTTTATATGGGgtgaaaaagaatgaaaataacaGGTGCTAAAGTTGATTTTAGAAGGTCCATTGGAACTTGCAGTGACATGGCAAGCAAACATATAAATGAAACTTATTAACAGAAAACTTTACTTTCTGTCCGTAAGGCAAGTAGCACTCATTCCCACATTGACTCACATCAATGGAAATCTATCATTCTGACATCACACTAAAccatggaaaaagaaagaagctttaatACTTTCTTCCAACCCTACCAAGATATAAGCACAGTTGGACCAGGGCACCCATCAGAAGGTAGATGACATTAGTATGTACCTCACTAGTTAGTATACAGGACagtagaaaagaaagaagcattaaCACTTTATCCCAATCCTACCATCATATAAGCACATTCAAATCAGGGTTCCAACTAGtatgaaggtaacaactaagtcCTGAAACCATGGTGTAAGGAACACGAGGTAACTTAATGTCTAATAAAAATTGTGACTAGTCAGTAACTCCCAGTACCAGATAAAGAGAAATCTGACATTGCAGAAAAGAAGCAGCACAGAATGGATTTTGCCAACGTCAGAAAACTTATAGCTTTCACACAATTGCAACTCTCTTTGCATAAGTACCACTGTACCACATGATCCTCAATTGGATGATGAACATCACATGAAAGGCCATTATTAGATAGCAGACAGCAATCATTAGTTGGACATCCAGTGCAGCCACCTGATGAAAAGTCAGTTGTAACTCCGTTCTTACTAGATTTTTATGGCATCCAACCTTGCTAACTCAGATATATCTtgctctctctcactctcccCTGACACCCCCCCCCTCATTTTCTGGATATTTCCCTAAATTATTAGCATACCTTAGATAATCAAATATATCGGTGCAATATCTCCAAACATTCACTGAGCCATATTTACGCAGACACTCATCATAAAATCCATATACCTGTGAAGAAAGAACTAACATCAAAATCTTTAACAAATAGAAGCTGAACAAGAATAATCATAACAGATCTAACCTGAGTTATCTGACGGCTCTCATGATTCCCTCTAATGAGTGTTATCCTATCTGGATATCTCACCTGATAATACAAAAGCTATtagataaaaagagagagatcatAAGACAATTGATGGAACATTAATTACTCATTGAACAGAAATAATCACTGATGCCTGTGAATTTTATACATTACCAAGCCAAATTTCACGATGCAAGCTTGAATTCAGGCTGAAAGTCCCACCAAGACAACAATTTTTAGGCAGCTTTATGTAAGATACCATACTCCATGATGatgacattaaaataaaaaggtctcAAGAAGATCATCAGGTGATTAGGTTTTGCTTCTCATTGACCTCTAGCTTCAAGTTTTTAGTTCATCAATGAATTTGGTCAGCTTCATTTTTTGCTAGTAAGGTCTTCATACATTGATAGCATTGATGTCAAATTTTGAACTACCAGGGttttttaagttcaaaattacaaataatttccAATCTCTTAATGTATTCTATCCCTAGTCCATCTAGTACAGCACTTTCTTTTATTGCTCCTGCTACTACAGAATCTCAAAATGCCATTTActgaattgattgatttttgttcAGGTTGCTTTTTAACAACCATTGtcaattttgatttctattctcaaattaatttagaGAAGGCTTTTACCACCTGAAAAGTCCACAAAATTGAAGATATGACTTTATCACCTGACTCATAAAAGATGGGTTTTTGGTTGTAGCAAATAAATTTGGGTTCAAAAGGCGAGAAAATGGATTCCACAGGTCAGGTTGTTGGTCAAGATTCTGAAAAT
This is a stretch of genomic DNA from Populus alba chromosome 11, ASM523922v2, whole genome shotgun sequence. It encodes these proteins:
- the LOC118035340 gene encoding serine/threonine-protein phosphatase PP-X isozyme 2 isoform X1 — protein: MSDLDRQIEQLKKCEPLKESEVKALCLKAMEILVEESNVQRVDAPVTICGDIHGQFYDMKELFKVGGDCPKTNYLFLGDFVDRGFYSVETFLLLLALKVRYPDRITLIRGNHESRQITQVYGFYDECLRKYGSVNVWRYCTDIFDYLSLSALIENKVFSVHGGLSPAISTLDQIRTIDRKQEVPHDGAMCDLLWSDPEDMVDGWGLSPRGAGFLFGGSVVTSFTHANNIDYICRAHQLVMEGYKWMFRNQIVTVWSAPNYCYRCGNVAAILELDENLNKQFRVFDAAPQESRGAPSKKPAPDYFL